In one Parageobacillus genomosp. 1 genomic region, the following are encoded:
- the wrbA gene encoding NAD(P)H:quinone oxidoreductase, whose translation MANVKLAIIYYSSTGTNYQLAKWAEEAAREAGAEVKVVKVPELAPKEAIESNPAWKAHAEATKDVPTATLADLEWADAIIFSVPTRFGNIPSQLKQFLDTTGGLWAQGKLANKVVSAMASAGNAHGGQEQTILQLYTTMYHWGAIVVAPGYTDPSIFAAGGNPYGTSVTVDQNGKIVENAEAAVKHQARRTVQVAQWVKNGMQQ comes from the coding sequence ATGGCAAATGTTAAATTGGCGATCATTTATTACAGTTCAACAGGTACGAATTATCAATTAGCAAAATGGGCGGAAGAAGCGGCAAGGGAAGCAGGAGCGGAAGTAAAAGTGGTCAAAGTTCCTGAACTTGCGCCAAAAGAAGCAATCGAATCGAATCCAGCGTGGAAAGCTCACGCGGAAGCAACAAAAGACGTCCCAACAGCTACGTTAGCGGATTTAGAATGGGCAGATGCCATTATTTTCAGCGTGCCGACCCGCTTTGGCAATATACCTTCCCAACTAAAGCAATTTTTAGATACAACCGGCGGATTATGGGCGCAAGGAAAGCTTGCTAATAAAGTGGTTAGCGCCATGGCATCTGCAGGAAACGCTCATGGCGGCCAAGAACAAACCATTCTGCAACTATATACGACAATGTACCATTGGGGGGCGATCGTAGTAGCACCTGGGTATACCGATCCATCGATTTTTGCCGCAGGAGGAAATCCGTACGGAACGAGTGTAACGGTGGATCAAAATGGAAAAATAGTAGAAAATGCGGAAGCTGCGGTGAAACATCAAGCACGCCGTACCGTTCAAGTCGCGCAATGGGTGAAAAACGGAATGCAGCAATAA
- a CDS encoding aldo/keto reductase produces the protein MKHLQDRVTLHNGVQMPWLGLGVYKVKEGEEVINAVRTALEIGYRHVDTAAFYQNEEGVGKAVRESGIPREEIFITTKVWNSDQGYETTLKAFETSLQKLGLDYVDLYLVHWPVKGKYKETYKALEKLYKDGLVRAIGVSNFQIHHLEDLMGDCEIKPMVNQVEYHPRLTQKELHAFCKQHGIQLEAWSPLMRGEILQEPTIVEIGKKYGKTPAQVVLRWDLQNEVVTIPKSVTPARIKENADVFDFVLTAEEMAKIDALNMNKRIGPDPDNFNF, from the coding sequence ATGAAACATTTGCAAGACCGTGTGACATTACATAATGGGGTGCAAATGCCATGGCTTGGGCTTGGAGTCTATAAAGTAAAAGAGGGAGAGGAAGTAATCAACGCGGTGCGCACCGCGTTAGAAATCGGCTACCGCCATGTAGATACAGCAGCATTTTATCAAAACGAAGAAGGGGTAGGAAAAGCGGTTCGTGAATCCGGCATTCCGCGCGAAGAAATATTTATCACGACAAAAGTATGGAATTCTGACCAAGGATATGAAACAACATTGAAAGCGTTTGAAACGAGCCTGCAAAAGTTAGGTCTTGACTATGTTGACTTATATTTAGTGCATTGGCCGGTAAAAGGAAAATATAAAGAAACGTATAAAGCGTTGGAAAAGCTATATAAAGACGGTCTTGTGCGCGCGATCGGCGTCAGCAACTTCCAAATCCATCATTTAGAAGACTTAATGGGCGATTGCGAAATTAAACCGATGGTCAACCAAGTGGAATACCATCCACGGTTGACACAAAAAGAACTCCATGCTTTCTGTAAACAGCACGGTATTCAGCTTGAAGCATGGTCGCCGCTGATGAGAGGGGAAATTTTGCAGGAACCGACGATTGTCGAAATTGGTAAAAAGTACGGAAAAACGCCTGCTCAAGTCGTGTTGCGCTGGGATTTGCAAAACGAAGTCGTTACGATTCCAAAATCCGTAACACCAGCGCGCATTAAAGAAAACGCGGATGTTTTTGATTTTGTGTTAACCGCTGAAGAAATGGCGAAAATCGACGCGCTCAACATGAACAAACGAATCGGGCCGGATCCAGATAATTTCAACTTTTGA
- a CDS encoding zinc metallopeptidase — translation MLFHPMDFLILIAFGIALWAQFKVSSNFNTWSQVPASSGLSGAEVARMILDRNGLYDVPVEVVPGRLTDHYDPISRVVRLSEPVYYGRTIAAISVAAHEVGHAVQHQQSYGALVLRHRMFPIVNLTSGVAPFLLLVGFLLQQLSLIGLGIIFFSFAVAFQLITLPVEFNASSRAKKFMLAEGIIYPDEKRGVNKVLGAAALTYVAATLISVLELLKYVLIFTQSNNEE, via the coding sequence CTGCTATTCCATCCGATGGATTTTTTAATTCTCATCGCCTTTGGCATTGCGCTATGGGCGCAATTCAAAGTGTCGAGCAACTTTAACACTTGGTCGCAAGTTCCTGCTTCTTCCGGCTTGTCAGGCGCGGAAGTGGCGCGGATGATTTTGGATCGGAACGGTCTTTATGATGTACCGGTAGAAGTGGTCCCAGGAAGACTAACGGATCACTATGATCCGATCTCGCGTGTGGTCCGCTTGTCGGAACCGGTATATTATGGCCGCACGATTGCTGCTATATCGGTAGCCGCGCACGAAGTCGGACATGCGGTGCAGCATCAGCAATCATACGGTGCGCTAGTACTCCGTCATCGCATGTTTCCGATCGTCAACCTCACATCAGGAGTGGCGCCGTTTTTATTGCTGGTCGGATTTTTGCTTCAACAACTTTCGCTGATCGGCTTAGGGATTATTTTCTTCTCCTTTGCCGTTGCTTTTCAGCTCATTACGCTTCCGGTAGAATTTAACGCCAGCTCGCGGGCGAAAAAATTTATGCTGGCGGAAGGGATTATTTACCCGGATGAAAAGCGCGGCGTCAACAAAGTGTTGGGAGCAGCTGCATTGACATACGTGGCGGCAACGCTCATTTCTGTGTTAGAATTGTTAAAGTATGTGTTAATTTTTACGCAAAGTAATAATGAGGAATAA